The Geobacter sp. AOG2 genome includes a window with the following:
- a CDS encoding ABC transporter substrate-binding protein — MKDTDRYRRFGGLAVALLFGTFFSLFTVVPGSFGETAKPALSNQERLHLGEQMYREGLLPSGEPMRAYVKGDLPVPGTAFTCVSCHLRSGLGSVEGGVFTPPTNGDKLFQPFQLLFKGLEQKYFPLPPRRPAYNDETLAEVIRSGATPTGKALNDVMPRYLLDDGDMALLIYYLKELSAHYSPGVTTTALHFATVITDEVSPEDRNAMLAPLELYISIKNNQAKAYKTQGNRSRQMAENMLVSKELATRNLTLSRWVLKGPPDTWRKQLEDYNRKEPVFALLGGISYGDWKPIHDFSEQNHIPCLFPMTNLPVISETDWYTLYPSKGYYQEGETAARYLHAGGALPKGASVVQIVRDSPEGRALAAGFRQTWLDSGHPAPKTVTLKAGQAINGNVLRQAVTKKKPRVIMVWDGGEAVPALQAFAASGSRPALLFVSARYLGKNLWTLPDQIRPFTYITYPYTFSLNVTYSSMGSATLQDDQQKTLSQANILIKNKAQEMASLGDTLTQILTMALMDLKGNYYRDNLLDVIGMIADQPSSVFGRLSFGPGQRYASKGCNIVKLTKGLTPELVKQSDWVIH; from the coding sequence ATGAAAGATACTGACCGATATCGGCGGTTTGGCGGCTTAGCCGTTGCGCTTCTGTTCGGTACGTTTTTTTCATTGTTCACGGTGGTGCCGGGTTCGTTTGGCGAGACCGCCAAACCGGCGCTTTCGAACCAGGAAAGGTTACACCTGGGAGAACAGATGTATCGTGAGGGGCTTTTGCCGTCAGGCGAGCCGATGCGCGCCTATGTCAAGGGAGACCTCCCCGTTCCGGGCACAGCCTTTACCTGCGTAAGTTGTCACCTGCGGAGCGGGCTCGGCTCTGTGGAAGGCGGCGTTTTCACGCCACCGACGAACGGCGATAAGCTCTTCCAGCCGTTCCAGCTTCTCTTTAAGGGCCTCGAACAGAAATATTTTCCCTTGCCCCCCCGACGGCCGGCATACAACGACGAAACTCTGGCCGAGGTTATCCGGAGCGGAGCAACCCCCACCGGGAAAGCGCTGAACGATGTCATGCCCCGGTATCTTCTTGACGATGGGGATATGGCGCTCCTGATCTATTATCTTAAGGAATTGTCGGCTCACTATTCTCCGGGTGTTACCACTACGGCGCTTCACTTTGCCACGGTTATTACGGATGAGGTGAGCCCTGAAGACCGTAACGCCATGCTGGCCCCTCTGGAACTGTATATCTCTATCAAAAACAACCAGGCCAAGGCTTACAAGACGCAGGGAAACAGGTCCCGCCAGATGGCGGAAAACATGCTCGTTTCCAAAGAGTTGGCAACCAGAAACCTTACGCTGTCCCGATGGGTGTTGAAAGGTCCGCCCGATACGTGGCGGAAACAGCTTGAGGACTATAATCGCAAGGAGCCGGTGTTTGCCCTGTTGGGTGGTATCTCCTACGGCGATTGGAAGCCCATTCACGATTTCAGCGAGCAGAACCACATCCCGTGCCTTTTCCCCATGACCAATCTCCCGGTGATTTCCGAAACCGACTGGTATACCCTGTATCCGTCGAAGGGGTATTATCAAGAGGGCGAGACGGCCGCCCGCTACCTTCATGCCGGTGGCGCCTTGCCAAAGGGCGCATCGGTTGTGCAGATCGTGCGTGATTCTCCCGAGGGGCGGGCACTGGCGGCGGGATTCCGGCAAACGTGGCTCGATTCAGGGCATCCTGCGCCGAAAACGGTCACACTGAAGGCAGGGCAGGCGATCAACGGAAATGTCCTGCGTCAGGCCGTGACGAAAAAAAAGCCACGTGTCATTATGGTATGGGATGGGGGCGAGGCCGTGCCGGCATTGCAGGCCTTTGCAGCTTCCGGGAGCAGGCCGGCATTGCTGTTCGTTTCAGCGCGCTACCTGGGAAAGAACCTGTGGACCTTACCCGACCAGATTCGCCCGTTCACCTATATAACATACCCTTATACCTTTTCCCTGAATGTTACCTACTCGTCCATGGGCAGTGCAACGCTTCAGGATGATCAGCAAAAGACCCTGAGTCAGGCGAACATTTTGATAAAAAATAAAGCGCAGGAGATGGCGAGCCTGGGCGATACCCTCACCCAAATCCTGACAATGGCGTTGATGGACTTGAAGGGGAATTACTATCGCGACAACCTTCTCGATGTCATCGGCATGATTGCGGATCAGCCCTCATCGGTTTTCGGGCGCCTCAGTTTCGGTCCCGGTCAGCGTTACGCGTCGAAGGGATGCAACATTGTCAAACTCACCAAAGGCCTCACGCCGGAACTGGTCAAGCAAAGCGACTGGGTGATCCATTGA
- a CDS encoding GGDEF domain-containing protein — protein sequence MQLTPAQELLTGNIRLPSPPAIAIKILETVRKENFSFEDLARVIESDPALAARVLKTANSSYYSQNQKISSIEKSLAILGTHAVKNIALSFVICSELMCEPYEIFDATVFWRRALSSAVAAEMILKLTGQQCADIFVIALLQDIGIMVMHGCRPRDYQLVFNYRKGSSLPLPEVERLIFGCDHQDVGAELLKSWQLPEEIYESIRHHHQDNLVPEKYRLQADILSIANDLSSFYSGKQDVNRIRHLKSVLDSKFSINGSAVDDLIESVGTQTLAVLSSFDIAPGKLRPFSLILQEANEGLSQLYDSYALQIIELKQAKERLEEQAHELSSANKKLQELASRDSLTGIFNYRIFQEAMDREMLRSQRYGHEFSLIVFDVDNLKKINDEHGHSAGDQILIEICKAVGKTIRAVDVFVRWGGDEFAIIMPETGGARALVVAEHLKDCVEALIVQMDNEIIKTKISIGLTSCDLSKLPMDKRKIIHLSDTALLKAKESGKNKICALFSDGLQS from the coding sequence ATGCAGTTGACGCCAGCCCAAGAACTACTGACAGGTAATATCCGATTGCCCTCACCTCCTGCAATCGCGATCAAAATCCTTGAAACCGTGCGTAAGGAAAATTTTTCCTTTGAGGACCTTGCCCGGGTTATCGAATCTGACCCTGCGTTGGCTGCTCGAGTACTCAAAACCGCCAATTCCTCCTATTACAGCCAAAACCAAAAAATAAGCAGCATCGAAAAATCTCTGGCCATACTCGGCACGCATGCGGTGAAAAATATCGCCCTGTCATTCGTTATTTGTTCCGAGTTGATGTGTGAGCCCTATGAAATATTCGATGCGACGGTATTTTGGCGACGGGCTCTGTCATCGGCGGTCGCAGCCGAGATGATACTCAAGCTGACGGGCCAACAGTGTGCGGATATTTTTGTCATAGCCTTGCTTCAGGATATCGGCATTATGGTAATGCATGGTTGTCGGCCACGCGATTACCAGCTCGTATTCAATTATAGAAAAGGCAGTTCGCTGCCTTTGCCTGAAGTCGAAAGACTGATCTTTGGCTGCGATCATCAGGATGTGGGGGCTGAACTCCTGAAAAGCTGGCAACTGCCGGAGGAGATCTACGAATCGATACGTCATCACCATCAGGATAATCTGGTCCCGGAAAAATATCGCCTCCAGGCGGATATACTGAGTATCGCAAACGACCTGTCATCCTTTTACAGTGGGAAGCAGGATGTTAACAGGATCAGGCATCTCAAAAGCGTTCTCGATTCGAAATTCAGTATTAACGGGAGCGCAGTGGATGATTTAATTGAATCTGTCGGCACCCAGACATTGGCGGTGTTGTCCTCATTCGACATTGCCCCGGGGAAACTCCGCCCGTTTTCTCTCATATTGCAGGAAGCGAATGAAGGGCTCAGCCAACTGTACGACTCATACGCGTTACAAATTATTGAGCTCAAACAGGCTAAGGAAAGGCTTGAGGAGCAGGCACATGAACTCAGCAGTGCGAACAAAAAACTTCAGGAACTCGCCTCTCGGGACAGTTTAACGGGGATCTTCAATTACCGCATATTCCAGGAAGCAATGGATCGCGAGATGCTGAGGTCCCAAAGGTACGGTCATGAGTTTTCGTTGATCGTTTTTGATGTGGACAACCTCAAAAAAATTAACGATGAGCATGGACACTCTGCTGGAGACCAAATACTTATCGAAATATGTAAGGCGGTCGGCAAGACGATACGGGCAGTCGATGTTTTTGTCAGATGGGGTGGTGATGAATTCGCCATAATCATGCCGGAGACAGGTGGTGCACGAGCTCTTGTCGTTGCCGAGCACCTGAAGGATTGCGTGGAAGCGTTGATTGTTCAGATGGACAACGAAATCATTAAAACCAAAATCAGTATTGGTTTAACCAGTTGCGACCTTTCCAAATTACCCATGGATAAAAGAAAAATTATTCATTTATCCGACACAGCGTTATTGAAGGCAAAGGAAAGCGGCAAAAACAAAATTTGTGCTTTATTTTCGGATGGTCTGCAAAGCTGA
- a CDS encoding RCKP-type rubredoxin-like domain-containing protein: protein MATWKCACGFTKEGRCKPQKCEKCGEKGQFVKAE, encoded by the coding sequence ATGGCAACCTGGAAATGTGCGTGCGGATTTACCAAGGAAGGGCGTTGCAAACCACAAAAATGCGAGAAGTGCGGAGAAAAGGGACAGTTCGTCAAGGCCGAGTAG
- a CDS encoding nitrous oxide reductase accessory protein NosL, whose translation MLKQLRCLIPALLLVLFVSLPSLPTGPALAPAAQEKCPVCGMFVSKYPDWVATIQFNDGTHATFDGPKDLFTYYLNLKKYNPGKSQSAVTAIRVKDYYSLTVIDGRTAYYVVGSDVYGPMGKELVPFSKLTDARGFMNDHQGKRVVRLNEITPAILKSLE comes from the coding sequence ATGCTGAAACAGTTACGTTGTTTGATACCCGCTCTGCTGTTGGTTTTGTTCGTCTCTCTCCCGTCTCTTCCCACCGGCCCCGCGCTGGCCCCGGCCGCGCAGGAGAAATGCCCGGTTTGCGGCATGTTCGTCTCCAAGTATCCCGACTGGGTCGCGACCATACAGTTCAATGACGGTACCCATGCTACTTTTGACGGCCCGAAAGACCTTTTCACCTATTACCTGAACCTCAAAAAATATAATCCGGGTAAATCCCAGAGCGCCGTCACCGCTATTCGGGTCAAGGATTATTACTCGCTGACGGTTATCGACGGCCGAACCGCGTATTACGTGGTCGGAAGCGATGTATATGGTCCCATGGGCAAGGAACTTGTGCCGTTCTCCAAGCTCACTGACGCCCGCGGCTTCATGAACGATCACCAGGGGAAAAGGGTCGTGCGCTTGAACGAGATCACCCCGGCCATCCTGAAATCGTTGGAATAA
- a CDS encoding selenium metabolism-associated LysR family transcriptional regulator, translating into MTLKQLEVFVAVAETRSFSRGADKTCITQSTASQHVQGLEEELGIRLFDRGRGGALLTEAGKLLVGRARKILAECDESRSAVRRFVGMEDVVLRVGASNTPGTCLIPALLDQFHKQYPKVRLEVLQGDSTSVMKQLIDEEVELGFIGGRFNDERLFFEALGEDTIVCAVSSDIAATGKQSLSQAELCKVPMIVREQGSGTQKAVYEAFAGTWINKDSLRIVAVLGSSEAIKRALLNGTGYAFISSMVISEELNHGQLSTVRIPGLNISRKFYAARRDGRELSPAAAAFWDLMLSRWKTTH; encoded by the coding sequence ATGACCTTGAAACAACTCGAAGTGTTCGTTGCCGTTGCCGAAACCCGCAGCTTTTCCCGTGGTGCCGACAAGACCTGTATCACCCAGTCCACGGCCAGCCAGCATGTCCAGGGTTTGGAGGAGGAACTGGGCATCAGGCTCTTTGACCGGGGCAGGGGGGGCGCCCTTCTGACCGAGGCCGGAAAACTGCTTGTGGGACGCGCCCGGAAGATCCTTGCCGAATGCGACGAATCCCGCTCTGCGGTACGACGTTTCGTCGGCATGGAGGATGTGGTGCTGCGCGTCGGCGCGAGTAATACGCCCGGGACCTGCCTGATCCCTGCGCTGCTTGACCAGTTCCATAAACAATACCCCAAGGTACGGCTTGAAGTGTTGCAGGGGGACAGTACGTCGGTTATGAAGCAACTGATTGACGAGGAGGTCGAACTGGGGTTCATCGGAGGACGTTTCAATGATGAACGGCTCTTTTTCGAAGCCTTGGGAGAAGACACCATTGTTTGTGCCGTCTCGTCCGATATCGCCGCAACGGGTAAACAGAGCCTCAGTCAGGCCGAACTATGCAAGGTGCCGATGATTGTCCGCGAACAGGGTTCGGGAACCCAAAAAGCTGTTTACGAGGCCTTTGCCGGCACCTGGATCAACAAAGATTCTCTACGTATCGTTGCGGTGCTCGGGAGCAGCGAAGCGATCAAACGAGCTCTTCTGAACGGAACGGGCTACGCCTTTATTTCAAGCATGGTGATCTCGGAAGAGCTGAATCATGGACAGCTGTCAACAGTCAGAATCCCGGGACTGAATATCTCCCGGAAATTCTATGCCGCCCGCCGTGACGGCAGGGAACTCTCGCCGGCCGCCGCCGCCTTCTGGGACCTCATGCTTTCCCGCTGGAAAACCACTCATTGA
- a CDS encoding class 1 fructose-bisphosphatase — translation MFSEPGKTKFQIDLRAHLREQNISDNLVHLICEIAEASKYVINAVRTGDLGVAGTSNLYGEEQLALDVLSDRIMRKRLVHSGVVCNIASEEMEEIYQVTSNPQGMFSVAYDPLDGSSLVDVNLAVGTIVGIYQGCELLQPGRKMVGAMYILYGPRVSLVYSIGKGVYEFTMNQLMEFTLTRENVRMKPSGDIYAPGGLRKKYTEENARFIRHLEDNGSKLRYSGGFVPDINQILMKGKGIFMYPALTDTPNGKLRLLFELNPMAYLIEQAGGAATNGKMPILDIMPEGLDQRAPVYIGCREDVDKAGEFLNGYSA, via the coding sequence ATGTTTAGCGAACCGGGCAAAACCAAATTCCAGATCGATCTGCGCGCACATTTACGCGAACAGAATATTAGTGACAATTTGGTCCATCTTATCTGCGAGATCGCCGAAGCAAGCAAATACGTCATCAATGCCGTGCGCACCGGTGACCTGGGTGTTGCAGGGACCTCGAACCTCTACGGCGAAGAACAGTTGGCCCTGGATGTGCTCTCCGATCGCATCATGCGTAAGCGCCTGGTTCATTCCGGCGTGGTGTGCAACATCGCTTCCGAGGAGATGGAAGAGATCTATCAGGTCACCAGCAATCCCCAGGGCATGTTTTCGGTGGCATACGATCCCCTGGACGGCTCGTCATTGGTGGACGTGAATCTGGCGGTGGGAACCATTGTCGGCATCTACCAGGGGTGTGAGTTGCTCCAGCCTGGGCGTAAAATGGTCGGCGCCATGTATATCCTCTACGGACCGCGGGTTTCACTGGTCTACTCCATCGGCAAGGGTGTCTACGAATTCACCATGAACCAATTGATGGAGTTTACCTTGACCAGGGAGAACGTCCGGATGAAACCGAGCGGGGACATCTATGCCCCAGGGGGCTTGCGCAAGAAATACACGGAGGAAAACGCCCGTTTTATCCGCCACCTGGAGGATAATGGTTCGAAACTGCGCTATTCAGGCGGCTTTGTGCCGGACATCAACCAAATACTGATGAAAGGTAAGGGGATATTCATGTACCCGGCCCTCACGGATACTCCCAACGGCAAACTGCGCCTTCTGTTCGAACTCAATCCCATGGCGTATCTCATCGAGCAGGCCGGAGGAGCCGCCACCAACGGAAAGATGCCCATCCTGGACATCATGCCGGAAGGCCTGGACCAGCGTGCTCCGGTTTACATCGGATGCCGTGAGGATGTGGACAAGGCCGGTGAATTCCTGAACGGTTATTCTGCATAG
- a CDS encoding YrzE family protein, translated as MSELAFLLLLFGLPAAIGFYMARRRGKNPLLWGLLSGIFPFFLVILRMQHKPLDNKNAPPQ; from the coding sequence ATGAGCGAACTGGCCTTCCTGTTATTACTGTTCGGTTTGCCCGCCGCCATCGGATTTTATATGGCGCGGAGACGCGGCAAGAACCCCTTGCTGTGGGGATTGTTATCGGGAATATTCCCCTTCTTTCTGGTGATTCTCAGGATGCAGCACAAACCGTTGGATAATAAGAACGCCCCCCCGCAATAA
- a CDS encoding response regulator: MMEQVLQPKKARILIVDDDPNVLSVLDETMNQYGCDAVKAFTGGEALALAEIAPPDLILLDIGMPEMDGYQVCKRLKINSRLKDIPVIFMSGLDSTEVKVRAFQAGGVDYVTKPFQFSELQARVGTHLNLCSLRYKLEFHKMVEEKVKEVSEAQQATIFALAKLAEHRDGDTGAHLERVREYCRLLAEQLLQDSSYSSHISQEFVQCIQYASPLHDIGKVAIPDSILLKPGKLTVEEFEVMKTHTVVGAENLQVVYNKYAENIFIGMGIEIALYHHERWDGNGYPDGLIGKNIPLSARITALADFYDALRSDRCYRTGFSHDHVKTMVVDGDGTHFDPEIVKAFLVLEDEFRLIMDRQ, translated from the coding sequence ATGATGGAGCAGGTTTTGCAACCCAAAAAAGCACGCATCCTTATCGTTGACGACGATCCGAATGTCCTTTCCGTCCTCGATGAGACCATGAACCAGTATGGCTGTGATGCCGTTAAGGCCTTCACGGGGGGTGAGGCATTGGCCTTGGCGGAAATCGCCCCCCCGGACCTTATCCTCCTTGATATCGGTATGCCGGAAATGGACGGATATCAGGTGTGCAAGCGGTTAAAGATTAACTCCAGACTCAAGGACATACCGGTGATTTTCATGAGCGGTCTTGATTCGACGGAGGTAAAGGTCAGGGCATTCCAGGCCGGGGGCGTCGACTATGTGACCAAGCCTTTCCAGTTCTCCGAATTGCAGGCCAGGGTAGGGACACACCTTAATCTCTGCTCGCTTCGCTATAAGCTGGAATTCCACAAAATGGTTGAGGAAAAGGTCAAAGAGGTCTCGGAAGCCCAGCAGGCAACCATTTTCGCCCTTGCAAAACTGGCAGAGCACAGGGATGGCGATACGGGCGCACATCTGGAGCGTGTCAGGGAATATTGCCGTCTGCTTGCGGAACAACTCCTTCAGGACTCATCTTATTCATCCCATATCTCGCAGGAGTTCGTGCAATGTATCCAGTATGCATCTCCGCTTCATGATATCGGCAAGGTGGCCATACCGGACAGCATCCTTTTGAAGCCCGGCAAGTTGACCGTCGAAGAATTCGAAGTGATGAAAACCCACACGGTTGTCGGTGCCGAGAACTTACAGGTTGTATATAACAAGTATGCGGAAAACATTTTCATCGGAATGGGAATCGAGATAGCCTTATACCACCACGAACGGTGGGATGGGAACGGGTACCCGGATGGCCTGATCGGAAAAAACATACCACTTTCCGCGCGCATAACGGCGCTGGCTGATTTCTACGATGCGCTTCGCTCAGACCGATGCTATCGTACCGGTTTCAGCCATGATCACGTCAAAACGATGGTCGTGGATGGTGACGGCACGCACTTCGACCCGGAGATTGTAAAGGCCTTTCTCGTGTTGGAAGATGAGTTCAGACTGATTATGGATAGACAATAA
- a CDS encoding ABC transporter ATP-binding protein has product MIELSHVTKSFNVGKSNQFTAVEDVSLAIEPGQLTIFKGPSGSGKTTLLSLIGCMSRPSSGRIRLRGVRTAFLTAEDSDGGFDISSLPERFLTEIRRTTFGFIFQQFNLIRGISVLENVMLPAYPTAESHAVFQARARELLQLFDISRHASSRVEWLSGGELQRVAIARALINDPAVIIADEPTAHLDSKLSREFMEIIAIFKAQGKTVLIASHDPIAYDSHLADRVVEMRDGRTTAGGTEP; this is encoded by the coding sequence GTGATCGAATTATCCCATGTAACCAAAAGTTTTAACGTCGGTAAAAGCAACCAGTTTACCGCGGTCGAGGACGTCAGCCTGGCCATTGAGCCGGGGCAGCTTACCATCTTCAAGGGTCCGAGCGGTTCCGGCAAAACCACGCTCCTGTCGCTGATCGGCTGCATGAGCCGCCCGAGTTCGGGCCGCATCCGGCTGCGCGGCGTGCGGACGGCGTTTCTGACTGCGGAAGACAGCGATGGGGGATTTGACATCTCCAGCCTCCCCGAACGGTTTCTGACCGAGATCCGGCGCACGACCTTCGGATTCATCTTTCAGCAATTCAATCTGATACGAGGGATCTCCGTCCTGGAAAACGTCATGCTCCCCGCCTACCCAACCGCTGAAAGCCACGCCGTGTTCCAGGCACGGGCCCGTGAGTTGCTGCAGCTCTTCGATATCTCGCGCCACGCCTCATCCCGGGTGGAATGGCTGTCGGGAGGAGAACTCCAGCGGGTCGCCATTGCCAGGGCGCTGATCAACGATCCGGCGGTGATCATTGCCGATGAACCGACCGCGCATCTGGACAGCAAGCTCTCCCGCGAATTCATGGAGATTATCGCCATCTTCAAGGCCCAGGGCAAAACCGTGCTGATCGCCAGCCACGATCCGATAGCATACGATTCCCACCTGGCCGACCGTGTCGTGGAGATGCGGGACGGGCGTACAACCGCAGGCGGGACGGAACCATGA
- a CDS encoding SCO family protein encodes MPRPTLISSFALSVLLLILTLQPAVAETKYQRTIENYTIPDVVLVNQSGAKVRFRELMQSNKPVIVDFIFGTCTTICPILSVSFANLQQKLGPDSRKVQLVSISIDPEHDSPKVMKEYLKRYRAKPGWDFLTGSRADIDKVMYAFNAYIPNKMSHFPLTLIRLNKEGNKWVRIFGLMGSSEFMDECRKVGIQ; translated from the coding sequence ATGCCACGACCTACCCTGATATCCTCGTTTGCCCTGTCGGTGCTGTTGCTGATTTTGACGCTGCAACCAGCCGTCGCTGAGACAAAATATCAGCGTACCATAGAAAATTATACTATCCCGGATGTGGTCCTGGTAAACCAGAGCGGTGCCAAGGTACGTTTCAGGGAATTGATGCAATCGAACAAGCCGGTTATCGTCGATTTTATCTTCGGCACCTGTACCACCATATGCCCAATCCTCTCCGTGAGTTTCGCCAATCTTCAGCAGAAGCTCGGCCCGGACTCCCGGAAGGTTCAACTGGTGTCCATATCCATCGACCCCGAGCACGATTCCCCGAAGGTTATGAAGGAGTATCTGAAACGATACCGGGCCAAGCCGGGATGGGATTTTCTCACCGGAAGCCGGGCGGATATCGACAAGGTCATGTATGCGTTCAACGCGTACATACCAAACAAGATGTCGCACTTTCCACTGACCCTTATTCGCTTGAACAAAGAGGGTAATAAATGGGTCAGAATTTTCGGATTGATGGGCAGTTCCGAGTTTATGGACGAGTGCCGGAAAGTGGGGATACAATGA
- a CDS encoding ABC transporter permease, with translation MNSPLNRHRNIIDFALSSLLRRKMKNFSLLAVYTLIVFVIASLLFFVHALKREAALLLADAPDMVVQRLMAGRHDLIPVDYAEKIRSIPGVRAVTPRLWGYYYDPVFGANYTLTVPPKPLVEPGNILVGAEVSRNQRVRVGEMVAFRTSDHIPLLLTVKGIYPSASNLVAADLIVMSSEDFQTMFNLPKDRATDLAVTVANPRELTTVAAKIVEAFPDARPILKSEMLRTYDSIFDWRGGMMVVILSAAVLSFVIFAWDKATGLSAEERREIGILKSIGWETADVLYLKFWEGIVISLSAFLLGGLLAYGHVFFFSASLFEHALKGWAVLYPRFKLVPTVDSYHLAVLFFLTVLPYTTATIVPAWLAATADPDAAMRS, from the coding sequence ATGAATTCTCCCCTGAACCGACACCGGAATATCATCGACTTTGCCCTATCTTCCCTGCTGCGCCGCAAAATGAAGAATTTTTCCCTGTTGGCGGTTTACACGTTGATCGTTTTCGTGATTGCCTCGTTGCTCTTTTTTGTCCACGCCCTGAAGCGCGAGGCGGCGCTCCTGCTCGCCGACGCACCGGATATGGTGGTCCAACGCCTGATGGCGGGCAGACATGACCTGATCCCGGTGGACTACGCCGAGAAGATCCGCTCCATACCTGGTGTGCGTGCGGTAACCCCGCGTTTGTGGGGATATTATTATGATCCGGTTTTTGGGGCAAACTATACTCTTACGGTGCCTCCAAAGCCCCTTGTCGAGCCGGGAAACATACTGGTCGGCGCGGAGGTTTCACGCAATCAACGCGTAAGGGTAGGGGAGATGGTCGCATTCCGTACCTCTGACCACATCCCCCTGCTGCTTACGGTGAAAGGCATCTATCCCTCTGCGTCCAACCTGGTGGCCGCAGACCTGATTGTCATGTCGTCCGAGGATTTTCAGACGATGTTCAATCTTCCGAAAGACCGCGCCACCGATCTTGCCGTCACCGTCGCCAATCCCCGGGAACTAACCACGGTAGCCGCAAAGATCGTCGAGGCGTTCCCCGATGCCCGCCCCATTCTGAAGAGTGAGATGTTGCGTACCTATGACTCCATCTTCGACTGGCGCGGCGGGATGATGGTAGTTATCCTTTCCGCGGCAGTGCTCTCATTTGTCATATTCGCCTGGGACAAGGCAACGGGTCTTTCCGCTGAAGAGAGGCGGGAGATCGGTATCCTCAAATCCATCGGTTGGGAAACGGCCGATGTTCTCTATCTCAAGTTCTGGGAAGGTATCGTGATCTCGCTGAGCGCTTTTCTGTTGGGAGGGCTTCTGGCCTACGGCCATGTATTCTTTTTCTCCGCATCGCTATTCGAACATGCACTCAAGGGGTGGGCCGTGCTCTATCCGCGATTCAAACTGGTGCCGACGGTCGATAGTTATCATCTGGCAGTGCTGTTTTTTTTAACGGTCCTTCCCTATACCACGGCAACCATCGTCCCTGCCTGGCTGGCTGCCACGGCTGACCCTGACGCCGCCATGAGGTCGTGA
- a CDS encoding DsrE family protein: MEKNDGISREDFLKGVGAGLGAVTLGGIMGGQAFAAQGESKKYIVVITNGGNNPNRAILGLLMALTAQDKGFGAVHVWMTLEGAELADKNKADRIDSPIFKKFGNAAELIKKLKDKGATFGVCPPCAEYAGAIGSEKYDFVEKQGADWLMKNIADAVVAWM, encoded by the coding sequence ATGGAAAAGAATGACGGCATCAGCAGGGAAGACTTTCTGAAGGGCGTGGGAGCAGGGCTGGGAGCGGTGACCTTGGGCGGCATCATGGGTGGGCAGGCGTTTGCCGCGCAGGGGGAATCAAAAAAATATATCGTGGTGATCACCAATGGTGGAAATAATCCCAACCGGGCGATCCTGGGGCTGCTGATGGCTTTGACGGCACAGGACAAAGGGTTTGGCGCGGTTCACGTCTGGATGACTCTGGAAGGGGCGGAACTGGCCGACAAAAACAAGGCTGACCGAATCGATTCGCCGATCTTTAAAAAATTCGGCAATGCCGCAGAACTGATCAAAAAACTTAAGGACAAGGGCGCCACCTTCGGTGTCTGCCCGCCTTGTGCCGAATATGCAGGTGCAATCGGCAGCGAAAAATATGATTTTGTCGAAAAACAGGGGGCCGATTGGTTGATGAAGAATATCGCCGATGCCGTGGTCGCCTGGATGTAG
- a CDS encoding nitrous oxide reductase accessory protein NosL, giving the protein MKKHLGSFFIMISIALAASSAMSTEHQHGEHQQALTADSNAPADVKLHGDCAYCGMNRGKFAHSRMLITYADGKSTATCSIHCAAIDLKNSKGAAIKSVQVGDFNTKVLIDAEKAFWVIGGDRRGVMTKTPKWAFAEKTAAEAFIKDHGGKLATYHEALSLAEKDGGK; this is encoded by the coding sequence ATGAAAAAACACCTTGGTTCATTCTTCATCATGATAAGCATCGCACTGGCCGCAAGTTCCGCAATGAGCACGGAGCATCAGCATGGTGAGCATCAGCAAGCACTTACCGCGGATTCAAACGCCCCGGCCGATGTCAAACTACACGGTGATTGCGCTTATTGCGGCATGAATAGAGGAAAGTTCGCACACTCCAGAATGCTGATAACCTACGCCGATGGAAAATCGACCGCTACCTGCAGTATTCATTGTGCCGCCATCGACCTTAAAAACAGCAAGGGAGCGGCAATCAAGTCCGTCCAGGTCGGCGATTTCAACACAAAGGTATTGATAGATGCCGAAAAGGCTTTTTGGGTAATAGGCGGCGACCGCCGGGGTGTGATGACGAAAACCCCCAAATGGGCTTTTGCCGAAAAAACGGCTGCCGAGGCATTTATCAAAGATCATGGGGGCAAACTGGCCACCTACCATGAAGCGTTGAGTCTTGCGGAAAAGGATGGGGGAAAATGA